One genomic window of Halobellus limi includes the following:
- a CDS encoding MBL fold metallo-hydrolase, with translation MIHNLARDVQAFTANVFLVTGETTALVDAGANFDVVSRIESHVDDLDRLYLTHTHPDHVENVAAVRDAFDVETWGFDPESEYVDHPVADGETVQIGDDGYEALHTPGHKPDHLCFYSRSAGVCFAGDLVFANGAFGRTDLEGGDRETLVESIEYLRRSLDEDLDVIHVGHGPSITERPLDDVGIAIRAAQLG, from the coding sequence GTGATCCACAACCTCGCACGCGACGTGCAGGCGTTCACCGCGAACGTCTTCCTCGTCACCGGTGAGACCACCGCACTCGTCGACGCGGGCGCGAACTTCGACGTCGTCTCTAGGATCGAATCCCACGTCGACGACCTCGACCGCCTCTATCTCACCCACACGCACCCCGATCACGTCGAGAACGTCGCCGCCGTCCGCGACGCGTTCGACGTCGAGACGTGGGGCTTCGACCCCGAGAGCGAGTACGTCGACCACCCGGTCGCCGACGGCGAGACGGTCCAGATCGGCGACGACGGCTACGAGGCCCTGCACACGCCCGGCCACAAGCCCGACCACCTCTGTTTTTACTCCCGATCGGCGGGCGTCTGCTTCGCCGGCGACCTCGTGTTCGCCAACGGCGCGTTCGGCCGCACTGACCTGGAGGGCGGCGATCGCGAGACGCTCGTCGAGAGCATCGAGTACCTCCGGCGGTCCCTGGACGAGGACCTCGACGTGATCCACGTCGGCCACGGCCCGAGCATCACCGAGCGGCCGCTCGACGACGTCGGG